One window of Helicobacter winghamensis ATCC BAA-430 genomic DNA carries:
- a CDS encoding transporter substrate-binding domain-containing protein — protein sequence MYRLILSSVLATFISFGLSGCKEDEKLVVATAAEFPPFEFKEGSEYKGVDMDISKEIAKRLGKELEIKDMEFDSVMSAVSSGNADFAASGLTINETRLKVADFTKPYYNANQVVVIKSENAELKAVKNNAEALIDAISKKNGIKIGVQTSTTGAFFAKGDKDWGFVGFPNAEVKSFVNGSLAISALVNGQVDLVILDEAPAKLISKANAGTEVLPITLTQEQYGVAVKKGNKELLDSINGALEAMEKDGTLESIMQKYFK from the coding sequence GTGTATCGTTTAATATTATCTAGCGTTTTAGCGACTTTTATAAGTTTTGGGTTGAGTGGTTGTAAAGAAGATGAAAAGTTAGTCGTAGCAACAGCAGCAGAGTTTCCGCCTTTTGAATTTAAAGAGGGTTCGGAATATAAGGGTGTGGATATGGATATATCCAAAGAGATTGCAAAGCGTTTAGGTAAAGAACTTGAAATTAAAGATATGGAGTTTGACTCTGTGATGAGTGCTGTGAGTAGTGGGAATGCAGATTTTGCAGCAAGTGGTTTGACAATTAATGAAACGCGTTTAAAGGTGGCTGATTTTACAAAGCCTTATTATAATGCTAATCAAGTGGTAGTTATTAAAAGTGAAAATGCCGAACTTAAGGCAGTTAAAAATAATGCAGAAGCATTAATTGACGCAATTTCTAAGAAAAATGGCATTAAAATTGGTGTGCAGACAAGCACAACAGGTGCATTTTTTGCCAAAGGGGATAAAGATTGGGGATTTGTAGGGTTTCCTAATGCGGAGGTTAAGAGTTTTGTAAATGGTTCTCTTGCCATTAGTGCTTTGGTAAATGGGCAGGTAGATCTTGTAATTTTAGATGAAGCTCCAGCAAAACTTATTTCTAAGGCAAATGCAGGCACGGAAGTTTTACCGATAACTTTAACGCAAGAACAATATGGAGTCGCAGTTAAAAAGGGCAATAAAGAGCTTTTGGATTCCATTAATGGCGCATTAGAAGCAATGGAGAAAGATGGCACTTTGGAATCTATTATGCAAAAATATTTCAAATAA
- a CDS encoding methyl-accepting chemotaxis protein — MLRSLGGKLTASAVAIFAIIIMVISAFNFQNTSGDVQELYRGIQKQTLESAYKSIYITMGEEAQEHLRVLARDLSRINKDNIVQQRIILDTASALVKYPLMFIVYEEDGKAILQDYNSEGETNFSSEWDDVGNVDLRQRPWYIQTKQANAGIITPVYVSEVGKYKGDSFATATMPIIKNGKFVGVVGMDIQVDQFQARFEAFKNPELPSMSVFITDSNGAIFSHEDMEFVKSGLSKDVETALKQDLQANAKKEGEIDYNLTLRNGQVIDKLGYYKQFPFGWTIVATADKSDYTAAVNKSLMETIILAVVMIIIGAVVILFIIRYFTNPLNTIKLTLIEFFKYLNHESKVAPKALEIKSQDEIGTMAQAINANIEQTKNGLQKDEALVEQSVKVIQRAKDGYADSIIDLDGVNPQLNHLRDVVNDLLRLLSSAIGRDLPELNRVFDSFVALDFSTQVANAQGRVEIVTNTLGEEIRKMLRTSLEFANSLNEQSSKLESAVNSLTQSSNSQASSLQQTAAAVEEITSSMHNVSGRTQEVIQQTEDIKNVIGIIRDIADQTNLLALNAAIEAARAGEHGRGFAVVADEVRKLAERTGKSLGEIEANANLLVQSINDMAESIREQTAGITQINEAISNLETVTQENVGIANTSSDISQNVSEIAKAILEDANKKKI, encoded by the coding sequence ATGCTACGCTCATTAGGCGGTAAATTAACTGCAAGTGCAGTTGCTATCTTTGCCATTATTATTATGGTTATTAGTGCATTTAACTTTCAAAACACTTCAGGAGATGTGCAGGAGCTTTATCGTGGAATCCAAAAACAAACGCTAGAGTCTGCTTATAAGAGTATTTATATTACTATGGGTGAAGAGGCGCAAGAACATTTGCGTGTGCTTGCAAGAGATCTTTCAAGAATCAATAAAGATAATATTGTGCAGCAGCGCATTATTTTAGATACTGCTTCAGCCTTAGTAAAATATCCTTTAATGTTTATTGTTTATGAAGAAGATGGAAAAGCAATTTTGCAAGATTATAATAGTGAGGGGGAGACAAATTTTTCTTCAGAGTGGGATGATGTAGGGAATGTAGATTTGCGCCAACGCCCTTGGTATATCCAAACAAAACAGGCAAATGCCGGGATTATTACTCCTGTGTATGTTAGCGAAGTGGGAAAATATAAAGGAGATTCTTTTGCTACTGCAACTATGCCTATTATAAAGAATGGGAAGTTTGTCGGTGTCGTTGGAATGGATATTCAAGTCGATCAGTTTCAAGCGCGTTTTGAAGCATTTAAAAATCCAGAACTTCCTTCTATGAGCGTATTTATCACAGATAGCAATGGGGCGATTTTTTCCCACGAAGATATGGAGTTTGTAAAAAGTGGTTTATCTAAAGATGTTGAAACTGCACTCAAGCAAGATCTCCAAGCCAATGCAAAAAAAGAGGGTGAGATTGACTATAACTTAACCTTAAGAAATGGACAAGTTATTGATAAGCTTGGATATTATAAGCAATTTCCTTTTGGCTGGACAATTGTTGCTACGGCAGATAAGAGTGATTATACAGCAGCGGTTAATAAGAGTTTAATGGAGACAATTATCTTAGCAGTTGTTATGATTATCATCGGTGCGGTTGTGATTTTGTTTATTATACGCTATTTTACAAATCCTTTAAATACAATTAAATTAACCTTAATTGAATTTTTTAAATATCTTAATCATGAAAGTAAAGTTGCCCCTAAAGCACTTGAGATAAAAAGTCAAGATGAGATTGGAACAATGGCTCAGGCAATCAACGCAAATATTGAACAAACAAAAAATGGGCTACAAAAAGATGAAGCTCTTGTTGAACAATCTGTTAAGGTGATTCAAAGAGCAAAAGATGGTTATGCGGATTCCATTATTGACTTAGATGGTGTAAATCCACAACTTAACCATTTGCGCGATGTGGTAAATGATTTATTGAGATTGTTGTCTAGCGCAATTGGTAGAGATTTACCAGAATTAAATCGTGTCTTTGATAGCTTTGTTGCGCTTGATTTTAGCACGCAAGTAGCCAATGCACAAGGGCGTGTGGAGATAGTAACAAATACTTTGGGTGAAGAAATTCGCAAAATGCTTAGAACTTCTTTAGAATTTGCAAACTCTCTAAATGAGCAAAGTAGCAAGCTTGAAAGTGCGGTAAATTCGCTAACGCAGTCTTCTAACTCTCAAGCTTCATCTTTGCAACAAACAGCAGCAGCGGTAGAAGAAATCACTTCATCAATGCATAATGTAAGTGGTAGAACACAAGAAGTTATCCAGCAGACTGAGGATATTAAAAATGTAATCGGAATTATTAGAGATATTGCAGATCAAACAAACTTGCTAGCATTAAATGCCGCTATTGAAGCAGCAAGAGCAGGTGAGCACGGCAGAGGCTTTGCAGTTGTAGCAGATGAAGTAAGAAAACTAGCTGAACGCACAGGAAAATCTCTTGGAGAGATTGAGGCAAATGCGAATTTGTTGGTGCAAAGCATTAATGATATGGCAGAATCTATTAGAGAACAAACCGCAGGTATTACACAGATTAATGAGGCGATTTCAAATTTGGAAACTGTAACGCAAGAAAATGTAGGGATTGCAAACACAAGCTCTGATATTTCTCAAAATGTTTCTGAGATTGCCAAGGCAATTTTAGAGGATGCTAATAAGAAAAAAATCTAA
- a CDS encoding amino acid ABC transporter permease: MDKLEVFYNQLIIKGGYALVLEGIWVTIVLAVCGLLIGIIIGTLLAILLTKDEKSAFERVLVFIGRLYVGFFRGTPIVVQLLFIYFVILPLFGLAGSSALLVAVVIFGLNSGAYVSEIIRGGILSVDSGQNEAARALGLNSKQSMRFVVFPQALKNALPNLGNEFITLLKETSVANYVTVHDLTYAFKTIGSASYEYMIPYFFLAVCYLVLVILASFIVKKYEGKLRRSDKR, translated from the coding sequence ATGGATAAATTAGAAGTTTTTTACAATCAGCTTATCATAAAAGGTGGCTATGCGCTTGTTTTAGAAGGGATTTGGGTTACTATTGTATTGGCTGTTTGTGGATTGTTAATAGGCATTATCATTGGAACTTTATTAGCAATTCTACTAACAAAAGATGAAAAGAGCGCATTTGAACGTGTATTAGTTTTTATTGGCAGATTGTATGTTGGATTCTTTCGGGGGACACCTATTGTTGTGCAATTGCTTTTTATTTACTTTGTGATTTTGCCACTTTTTGGACTTGCAGGTAGTAGTGCATTACTTGTGGCAGTGGTGATTTTTGGCTTAAATAGTGGCGCATATGTGAGTGAGATTATCCGTGGTGGAATTTTAAGCGTGGATAGTGGGCAAAATGAAGCAGCAAGGGCTTTAGGACTTAATTCTAAACAGAGTATGCGCTTTGTTGTATTTCCACAAGCCCTTAAAAATGCACTTCCAAATTTAGGCAATGAATTTATTACTTTGCTTAAAGAGACTTCAGTGGCAAATTATGTAACAGTGCATGATTTAACCTATGCGTTTAAAACGATTGGAAGTGCAAGTTATGAATATATGATTCCGTATTTCTTTTTAGCGGTTTGTTATTTGGTGCTTGTAATATTGGCAAGCTTTATTGTGAAAAAATACGAAGGGAAGTTAAGAAGAAGTGATAAGCGTTAA